The following are from one region of the Qipengyuania flava genome:
- a CDS encoding MipA/OmpV family protein — protein sequence MKTLTYALAACAALGSGSQLAAQDIEELPGAEETVFDDNWLSVGVGVVYSPSYNGSDDYVFSPIPVVQGRLGPVGISPRARGVTFDFVNDQGEGTTLSAGLAVGLNRNRAAQIEDAVVLSYGELDTAIEVGPSVGVRFPELLNPYDSLSLSVDTVFDVAGAHDGIVVSPTMTYFTPVSRGAAVSLSFGAAYVDDDYANYYYSVPGGGPLPAFQADGGWERVGVNVLAGIDLNGNLADGGLAIIVMGGYSRMLGDAKRSPFTSIRGDADQWMGALGIGYTF from the coding sequence ATGAAGACGCTTACCTATGCACTCGCCGCCTGCGCAGCTCTTGGAAGCGGCAGCCAGCTTGCCGCCCAAGACATAGAAGAACTGCCTGGCGCGGAAGAGACCGTGTTCGATGACAACTGGCTCTCGGTCGGCGTCGGCGTGGTCTATTCGCCGAGCTACAACGGGTCAGACGACTACGTCTTCTCGCCAATCCCGGTGGTGCAGGGGCGCCTTGGCCCGGTCGGCATCAGCCCGCGCGCTCGCGGCGTGACCTTCGATTTCGTGAACGACCAGGGTGAGGGCACCACTTTGTCGGCGGGCCTCGCGGTGGGCCTCAATCGGAACCGCGCCGCACAGATCGAAGACGCGGTCGTCTTGTCCTACGGCGAGCTCGACACGGCAATCGAGGTTGGGCCATCCGTCGGCGTGCGCTTCCCCGAGCTGCTGAACCCTTACGACAGCCTCAGCCTCAGCGTCGACACCGTGTTCGACGTCGCCGGAGCGCATGACGGGATCGTGGTCAGCCCCACGATGACCTATTTCACGCCGGTAAGCCGCGGCGCAGCTGTTTCGCTCAGTTTCGGGGCTGCCTACGTCGATGACGACTACGCCAATTACTACTATTCGGTGCCCGGCGGCGGTCCGCTGCCCGCCTTTCAGGCCGACGGCGGATGGGAGCGTGTTGGTGTGAACGTGCTTGCCGGCATCGATCTCAACGGAAACCTCGCCGACGGCGGTCTCGCGATCATCGTGATGGGCGGCTATTCGCGCATGCTGGGCGATGCGAAGCGCTCGCCCTTTACCTCGATCCGGGGCGATGCGGATCAGTGGATGGGCGCGCTGGGCATCGGCTACACCTTCTAA
- a CDS encoding flavin-containing monooxygenase, translating into MNAVGAIEGDRAATHVDVLIVGAGISGIGSAYHLQEQCPWASYTILEMKDTFGGTWDTHKYPGVRSDSDLYTFGYRFKPWVGAPIASGEEILKYMGEVIEENGIGEHIRYGHRITSCAYARDTDLWTVAATRLADGAGHTFTCSFLWMCQGYYDHENPYIPPEWQEKGLDAFKGDFVHAQKWDPDYDYAGKRVLVIGSGATAATVVPAFAEKAAHVTMLQRSPTYFFCNENKNELADRLREVGIDEPTVHRVVRQQINYDQDQLTKRCREEPEVVFEELKELVREFTGKPDFEFEPHFTPKYRVWQQRLAFCPDGDVFRAAVAGQLTMVTDTIDHFTENGVMTSSGEEIEADLIVACTGFNLLVMGGIPFTVDGNEVDWSQTVTYRGAMHTGVPNSAWVMGYWRASWTLRVDMMGDFVCGLLNHMHDTGVSQVEVRFRSEDEGMDILPWIESDNFNPGYLMRGLDKMPRRGDKPEWRHNQDYWREREEFPAIAFDGPEFAYSGDPVLGAASKEPAATAA; encoded by the coding sequence ATGAACGCTGTTGGAGCGATCGAGGGCGATCGCGCGGCCACGCATGTGGACGTGCTGATCGTCGGGGCAGGCATTTCGGGGATCGGCTCGGCTTACCACCTGCAGGAGCAGTGCCCCTGGGCGAGCTATACGATTCTTGAGATGAAGGACACGTTCGGCGGGACCTGGGACACGCACAAATATCCCGGCGTGCGATCGGACAGCGATCTCTACACCTTCGGCTATCGCTTCAAGCCCTGGGTGGGCGCACCCATCGCGAGCGGCGAGGAAATCCTCAAGTACATGGGCGAGGTGATCGAGGAGAACGGGATCGGCGAGCACATCCGCTACGGCCACCGGATTACCTCCTGCGCTTATGCGCGCGACACAGATCTGTGGACCGTAGCCGCAACGCGTTTGGCGGATGGTGCAGGGCACACCTTCACCTGCTCCTTCCTGTGGATGTGCCAGGGCTATTACGACCATGAGAACCCCTACATCCCGCCCGAATGGCAGGAGAAGGGGCTGGATGCGTTCAAGGGCGATTTCGTCCACGCGCAGAAGTGGGACCCCGACTACGACTATGCCGGCAAGCGCGTGCTGGTGATCGGCTCGGGCGCGACCGCGGCCACCGTTGTCCCCGCCTTTGCCGAGAAGGCCGCGCATGTGACCATGCTGCAGCGGTCGCCGACCTATTTCTTCTGCAACGAGAACAAGAACGAGCTGGCCGACCGGCTGCGCGAGGTCGGGATCGACGAACCAACCGTGCACCGCGTGGTCCGCCAGCAGATCAATTACGACCAGGACCAGCTCACCAAGCGGTGCCGGGAAGAGCCAGAGGTCGTGTTCGAAGAGCTCAAGGAACTGGTGCGTGAATTCACCGGCAAGCCCGATTTCGAGTTCGAGCCGCATTTCACGCCCAAGTACCGGGTGTGGCAGCAGCGCCTGGCCTTCTGCCCCGATGGCGATGTCTTCCGCGCCGCGGTCGCTGGCCAGCTGACCATGGTGACCGACACGATCGACCATTTCACCGAAAACGGTGTCATGACGTCATCGGGCGAGGAGATCGAGGCCGACCTGATCGTCGCCTGCACCGGCTTCAACCTGCTGGTGATGGGGGGTATTCCCTTCACCGTTGACGGCAACGAGGTCGATTGGTCGCAGACCGTGACATACCGCGGGGCCATGCACACCGGCGTGCCCAATTCGGCCTGGGTCATGGGATACTGGCGCGCGAGCTGGACGCTGCGCGTCGACATGATGGGCGATTTCGTCTGCGGGCTGCTCAACCACATGCACGACACCGGTGTCTCGCAGGTCGAAGTGCGTTTCCGGTCCGAGGATGAGGGCATGGACATCCTGCCCTGGATCGAGAGCGACAATTTCAACCCCGGTTACCTGATGCGCGGTCTCGACAAGATGCCGCGCCGCGGAGACAAGCCGGAATGGCGCCACAACCAGGATTATTGGCGCGAACGCGAGGAGTTCCCCGCGATCGCGTTCGACGGACCCGAGTTCGCTTACTCGGGCGACCCTGTCCTTGGAGCCGCCAGCAAGGAGCCGGCGGCCACCGCCGCCTAA
- a CDS encoding DUF885 domain-containing protein translates to MKLVRHALASGAALSLALAAAPAFAQDGAAGTEAAAEVTEHDKLFALFADSDKRGLELNPLGRLFRGDDRNADRLGDFLTDSSFYAGRLDTQLNLAKLALIDRSKLSETDQLAYDVFKYNQETSLRAQTDEIRALTEVRPVNHFTGFHTFYPNFASGASAAQFKTLANYEDNLSRHDDYIVISARAIDKFREGMESGVLETKLTINNVVQQLDTLLAVPIEESQYMKPVQNFPEDFSEEDKARLTAAYEAKTKELYAADARMRDFLRDEYLPVARESVGLSQMKGGDKLYAQLIEQTTTLPLTADYLHDLGLSEVARIKSGLEEIKAEVGFTGTLNEFFDYVRTDEQFKPESREALTQSYYDIGKEVDEKIGDYFSLVPKTPLEIKPYDPSIEQFSAGGSYQSGAPDGSRPGTFYFNAYDLPSRLTTGNVTLYLHEGAPGHHFQISLARENDALPAFMRFGGNTAYIEGWALYSETLGYEMGFFDDPWNRYGTLQDEQLRAMRLVVDTGLHAKGWTREQAIDFMLENSGMTRTEVVSEVERYIAIPSQALAYKVGALKIQELREKAEGQLGDDFDLREFHAEVLNTGSLPLPVLEAKIDRWIASKAS, encoded by the coding sequence ATGAAACTCGTTCGCCACGCCCTTGCTTCGGGCGCCGCTCTTTCGCTTGCGCTCGCCGCCGCTCCCGCCTTCGCGCAGGATGGTGCCGCCGGCACCGAAGCCGCTGCCGAGGTGACCGAACACGACAAGCTGTTCGCGCTCTTCGCCGATTCCGACAAGCGCGGCCTTGAACTCAACCCGCTTGGCCGCCTGTTCCGCGGCGACGATCGCAACGCCGACCGCCTCGGTGATTTCCTGACCGACAGCTCATTCTACGCAGGCCGGCTCGATACCCAGCTGAACCTTGCCAAGCTGGCGCTGATCGACCGCAGCAAGCTGAGCGAGACCGACCAGCTCGCCTATGACGTGTTCAAGTACAACCAGGAAACCTCGCTGCGCGCGCAGACGGACGAGATCCGCGCGCTCACTGAAGTGCGGCCGGTGAACCACTTCACGGGCTTCCACACTTTCTACCCGAATTTCGCCAGCGGCGCTTCGGCTGCTCAGTTCAAGACGCTGGCCAATTACGAGGACAACCTCTCGCGTCACGACGACTACATCGTGATCTCGGCGCGTGCGATCGACAAGTTCCGCGAAGGCATGGAGAGCGGGGTTCTCGAAACCAAGCTGACGATCAACAACGTTGTCCAGCAGCTCGACACGCTGCTCGCGGTTCCGATCGAGGAATCGCAGTACATGAAGCCGGTGCAGAACTTCCCGGAGGATTTTTCCGAGGAAGACAAGGCGCGCCTGACCGCGGCCTATGAAGCGAAGACGAAGGAACTCTACGCCGCCGATGCGCGCATGCGCGATTTCCTGCGTGACGAATACCTGCCGGTGGCACGCGAAAGCGTCGGCCTCAGCCAGATGAAGGGCGGCGACAAGCTCTACGCGCAGCTGATCGAGCAGACCACGACGCTGCCCTTGACCGCCGATTACCTCCACGATCTGGGCCTCTCCGAAGTCGCCCGCATCAAGAGCGGTCTTGAGGAGATCAAGGCGGAGGTCGGCTTTACCGGTACGCTCAACGAGTTCTTCGACTATGTGCGCACCGACGAGCAGTTCAAGCCGGAAAGCCGCGAAGCGCTGACTCAGAGCTATTACGACATCGGCAAGGAGGTCGACGAGAAGATCGGCGACTACTTCAGCCTGGTTCCCAAGACCCCGCTGGAGATCAAGCCCTACGATCCCTCGATCGAGCAGTTCTCGGCTGGCGGGTCCTACCAGTCGGGCGCACCCGACGGTTCGCGTCCGGGCACCTTCTACTTTAACGCCTATGACCTGCCGAGCCGCCTGACGACCGGCAACGTCACGCTTTACCTCCACGAAGGCGCGCCCGGCCACCACTTCCAGATCAGCCTCGCGCGCGAGAACGACGCGCTGCCGGCCTTCATGCGCTTTGGCGGCAACACCGCCTACATCGAGGGCTGGGCGCTCTATTCGGAGACGCTGGGCTACGAGATGGGCTTCTTCGACGATCCGTGGAACCGTTACGGCACGCTGCAGGACGAACAGCTGCGCGCCATGCGCCTGGTCGTCGACACGGGCCTCCACGCCAAGGGCTGGACCCGCGAGCAGGCGATCGACTTCATGCTCGAAAACTCCGGCATGACCCGCACCGAGGTCGTCTCGGAAGTCGAGCGCTACATCGCCATCCCGAGCCAGGCGCTTGCCTACAAGGTCGGCGCGCTCAAGATCCAGGAACTGCGCGAGAAGGCTGAAGGGCAGCTTGGCGACGATTTCGACCTGCGCGAATTCCACGCCGAGGTGCTGAACACCGGTTCGCTTCCGCTGCCGGTCCTCGAAGCCAAGATCGACCGCTGGATCGCTTCCAAGGCCAGCTGA
- a CDS encoding glycosyltransferase family 87 protein: protein MDFLRRADWLTRDRARGYAFLLAIASLALLANSYLKAMGPDGTDFLAFWGAGHVTAAGDPAGAYDLAVQERVQTGTGSNGWFAFVNPPPFLFAVAPFGLLPFPIAWLVWVAVTWGLWAWASVRAFPRLWPLVIAYPGALIAAGHAQNGLLTGALLVFAAHELAKRPALSGAAIGALVIKPHLAVLAPFWLAAGGKWRAFVAAGVSALGLVALSWLAFGSATLEGYTTSWQASALLMEGINPDFLLRMTTFFSQARLLAGDSAAWVVGGISALLAVATSLLAWRRFHGDAAASGAAVLAATALASPYLFNYDLPFLIFPTLWLVGQGLDRGFRDYEKLALVALYVAPYATRAAALPLGVNLMPLAALALLALVWSRGGARNSGTGSGA from the coding sequence ATGGATTTCCTGCGCCGGGCGGATTGGCTGACGCGCGACCGTGCGCGGGGCTACGCCTTCCTGCTGGCTATCGCCAGCCTCGCGCTGCTGGCCAATTCCTACCTCAAGGCGATGGGGCCTGACGGCACCGACTTCCTCGCCTTCTGGGGGGCTGGACACGTCACGGCTGCGGGAGACCCTGCCGGCGCGTATGACCTTGCCGTCCAGGAGCGGGTCCAGACCGGGACGGGCAGCAATGGCTGGTTTGCCTTCGTCAATCCGCCGCCTTTCCTGTTCGCCGTCGCACCCTTTGGCCTACTTCCCTTTCCGATCGCCTGGCTAGTGTGGGTCGCAGTGACCTGGGGTCTTTGGGCCTGGGCGAGCGTGCGCGCCTTTCCGCGCCTGTGGCCGCTCGTAATTGCCTATCCCGGCGCGCTGATTGCGGCAGGGCATGCGCAGAACGGCCTGCTCACCGGGGCTCTGCTGGTGTTTGCTGCGCATGAGCTTGCCAAACGGCCCGCGCTCTCGGGTGCGGCGATCGGGGCGCTCGTCATCAAGCCTCATCTTGCCGTGCTCGCGCCCTTCTGGCTGGCCGCCGGAGGCAAATGGCGTGCGTTTGTCGCCGCCGGAGTATCGGCGCTGGGTCTGGTGGCGCTGTCTTGGCTCGCTTTCGGCTCGGCAACGCTCGAGGGCTACACCACGAGCTGGCAGGCCAGCGCCTTGCTGATGGAGGGGATCAACCCCGATTTCCTGCTGCGGATGACGACCTTCTTCTCGCAGGCGCGCCTGCTTGCCGGCGATAGCGCCGCGTGGGTCGTTGGCGGGATTTCCGCGCTGCTGGCGGTTGCAACTTCGCTTCTTGCCTGGAGGCGCTTCCATGGCGATGCCGCGGCGTCCGGAGCAGCGGTGCTGGCCGCTACCGCACTCGCATCGCCATACCTGTTTAATTACGACCTGCCGTTCCTGATCTTTCCCACGCTGTGGTTGGTCGGGCAGGGTCTGGATCGCGGCTTCCGGGATTATGAGAAGCTCGCGCTCGTCGCGCTCTATGTCGCGCCCTACGCCACCCGGGCTGCGGCTCTTCCGCTCGGCGTCAACCTGATGCCGCTCGCAGCGCTTGCGCTCCTAGCGCTGGTGTGGAGCCGGGGCGGGGCGCGAAATTCGGGAACCGGATCAGGGGCCTAG
- a CDS encoding alanine/glycine:cation symporter family protein: MATGQAPSLGERLVEPVTNVSDFIWGGTWNGVEVLPFPPMTIILLGIGLWIMVGLKFYPIRKLGSAFAGLFAGRKSQGDGEISPFAALSTALSGQVGTGNLAGVATAIALGGPGAIFWMWVTALFGMALAFAEGSLAIRYRERTSDGVLRGGPMTYIMMGLGKKWTWLAVVFCLGTLFSALVTGNSIQANAVADGLNELFGIEEWLGGLIVAILVFIVIIGGIKSIGNVAEKVVPFMAAAYIVMAIIALILNFGDLPETFGLIFHGAFNPQAATGGFAGAAIIIAIRAGVARGLFSNEAGQGSTAIAHAVAQTNDPEQQGRMAMLGTFIDTVVICTMTALVILTVRGDFTAGGEAVAHAWQSDRVGFEMTSGAFAAAFPVEIASIPVGTLIASIALILFVFTTLLTWSYYGERAITFLYDRVKGSSRAGEKKLHMAWRVLWCVVIFLGAAQPSELVWRLGDISNAAMALPNLLALALLSGVVFKLAQGQKDAGPTHTAETPEEPEEY, from the coding sequence ATGGCAACAGGCCAGGCACCGAGTCTGGGCGAGCGGTTGGTAGAACCGGTCACCAACGTATCGGACTTTATCTGGGGCGGCACATGGAACGGGGTCGAAGTGCTCCCCTTCCCGCCCATGACCATCATCCTGTTGGGCATCGGCCTGTGGATCATGGTCGGCCTCAAATTCTATCCCATCCGCAAGCTCGGCAGCGCCTTCGCGGGCCTGTTCGCCGGGCGCAAGAGCCAGGGCGACGGCGAGATTTCGCCCTTCGCGGCGCTTTCGACGGCGCTTTCCGGTCAGGTCGGCACGGGTAACCTCGCCGGTGTAGCCACCGCCATCGCGCTGGGTGGACCCGGCGCGATCTTCTGGATGTGGGTTACCGCCCTGTTCGGCATGGCGCTGGCCTTCGCCGAAGGTTCGCTCGCCATCCGCTACCGCGAACGCACCAGCGACGGTGTGCTGCGCGGCGGCCCGATGACCTACATCATGATGGGCCTGGGCAAGAAGTGGACCTGGCTTGCCGTTGTTTTCTGCCTCGGCACGTTGTTCTCCGCGCTGGTTACCGGCAACTCGATCCAGGCAAACGCTGTGGCCGACGGCCTCAACGAACTCTTCGGTATCGAAGAATGGCTCGGCGGGCTGATCGTCGCGATCCTCGTCTTCATCGTTATCATCGGCGGCATCAAGTCGATCGGCAATGTGGCGGAAAAGGTCGTGCCCTTCATGGCGGCGGCCTACATCGTCATGGCGATCATCGCGCTGATCCTGAACTTCGGCGACCTGCCGGAGACCTTCGGCCTGATCTTCCACGGCGCATTCAACCCGCAAGCGGCGACCGGCGGCTTTGCCGGTGCGGCGATCATCATCGCGATCCGCGCCGGTGTGGCACGCGGCCTGTTCTCGAACGAGGCCGGCCAGGGTTCGACCGCCATCGCCCACGCGGTGGCGCAGACCAACGATCCCGAACAGCAGGGTCGCATGGCGATGCTCGGCACCTTCATCGACACCGTCGTGATCTGCACCATGACGGCGCTGGTTATCCTCACCGTGCGCGGCGACTTCACCGCAGGCGGCGAAGCGGTGGCGCATGCCTGGCAATCGGACCGTGTCGGCTTCGAGATGACCAGCGGCGCCTTTGCCGCGGCCTTCCCGGTCGAGATCGCCAGCATTCCGGTGGGCACGCTGATCGCTTCGATCGCGCTGATCCTGTTCGTTTTCACCACGCTGCTGACGTGGAGCTATTACGGCGAGCGGGCGATCACCTTCCTCTATGACCGGGTGAAGGGTTCGAGCCGTGCGGGCGAGAAGAAGCTACACATGGCCTGGCGCGTACTGTGGTGCGTGGTGATCTTCCTGGGCGCTGCGCAGCCGAGCGAGCTGGTCTGGCGCCTTGGCGATATTTCCAACGCCGCGATGGCGCTGCCGAACCTTCTGGCGCTGGCTCTGCTGAGCGGCGTGGTGTTCAAGCTGGCCCAGGGCCAGAAGGACGCCGGCCCCACGCACACCGCCGAAACACCGGAAGAGCCCGAAGAGTACTAA
- the secE gene encoding preprotein translocase subunit SecE: MADEKKTSPAEFLRQVQTEGRKVVWPTREETVRTAIFVFILTVILSLFFLGVDSLFSAIVGWLLSLA, translated from the coding sequence ATGGCAGACGAGAAGAAGACCAGCCCGGCGGAATTCCTCCGGCAGGTGCAGACCGAAGGGCGCAAGGTCGTTTGGCCGACGCGCGAGGAAACGGTGCGCACGGCGATCTTCGTGTTCATCCTCACGGTGATCCTTTCGCTCTTCTTCCTCGGGGTCGATTCGCTGTTCAGCGCCATTGTGGGCTGGCTGCTTTCGCTCGCTTAA
- the nusG gene encoding transcription termination/antitermination protein NusG, with the protein MARWYIIHAYSGFENKVRDSIIAEAERLGLSEGVEEVEVPTETVTEVKRGKKVQVERKFMPGYVLAKLNMTDDVYHLVKNTPKVTGFLGNNNKPQAISEKEAARYFGGVEEAKSAPKKEISVDYEIGDQVKVLDGPFASFNGLVEELDFDKQKVKVSVSIFGRATPVELDFEQVELVK; encoded by the coding sequence ATGGCACGCTGGTACATCATCCACGCCTATTCGGGCTTCGAGAACAAGGTCCGCGATTCGATCATCGCCGAGGCCGAACGCCTTGGTCTTTCGGAAGGCGTCGAAGAGGTCGAAGTCCCGACCGAAACCGTCACCGAAGTGAAGCGCGGCAAGAAGGTCCAGGTCGAACGCAAGTTCATGCCGGGCTACGTGCTCGCCAAGCTGAACATGACCGACGATGTCTACCACCTCGTCAAGAACACCCCGAAGGTGACCGGATTCCTCGGCAACAACAACAAGCCGCAGGCAATTTCCGAGAAGGAAGCCGCGCGCTATTTCGGCGGGGTCGAGGAAGCCAAATCGGCGCCCAAGAAGGAAATCAGCGTCGATTACGAAATCGGCGACCAGGTCAAGGTGCTCGACGGCCCCTTCGCCAGCTTCAACGGCCTCGTCGAGGAACTCGATTTCGACAAGCAGAAGGTCAAGGTTTCGGTTTCGATCTTCGGCCGCGCTACGCCGGTCGAACTCGACTTCGAACAGGTCGAACTGGTCAAGTAA
- a CDS encoding alpha/beta hydrolase — translation MDNETDTAIRDRLIREAYEVVAQPERLFDLQLRVAQVADDGGDAPEMLAPHIEQVSAIFDKVHFADDADFGGVALGPSVHGDENGYDTVFTVDAALCVVGSPALADLAAGQPLPDFATGLEPDRRARLKRFAEGRDTRQSMILRVHPTPDDTRGAPMIATLRTEGSERRVDFRRLNLTWDEQVAQEFTLGMGLSAAESELIRYLVEGRSLADFAGDRERSIGTARNQLKAAMRKLGVASQSELVALYAGFAQAWRLRQLGPGGGVQTEIVQHAVARLGDGSEMAFERYGVPGGIPVLMLHGAIEGPFLPPDLEQRARDEGFDLVIPWMPFYAQRSASDDILGTVERFAERARMLLDALGMSRCVILATSFSSVYGLAVRALLGERVTGVVLTGSPIPLRDGRTIATRNPLWRAPLMLARTSPVFLDMLVRAVVRLSMRGETYRYFDRLLEKSPLDRETLRRPDVQATVRRAFMARPDRAARGMAMGLLMILQDWSRWLDAPGAPVRVLVGEEDTIHDIAVQREYCAEHGFEAVGPIAGAGAFTLFQRPGLVLAHLRELAPVT, via the coding sequence ATGGACAACGAAACTGACACCGCAATCCGCGACCGGTTGATCCGCGAGGCTTATGAGGTCGTCGCGCAGCCCGAACGGCTGTTCGATCTCCAGCTAAGGGTTGCGCAGGTCGCGGATGACGGCGGCGACGCGCCCGAGATGCTCGCACCCCATATCGAACAGGTCAGCGCGATTTTCGACAAGGTCCACTTCGCCGATGATGCCGACTTCGGCGGCGTCGCGCTGGGTCCCAGCGTGCATGGCGATGAGAACGGATACGATACCGTCTTCACGGTCGATGCGGCCTTGTGCGTGGTCGGCTCGCCCGCCCTTGCCGATCTTGCCGCAGGCCAGCCCCTGCCCGACTTCGCGACCGGACTCGAGCCCGACCGCCGCGCGCGCCTGAAGCGCTTTGCCGAGGGGCGCGACACACGACAATCGATGATCCTGCGCGTCCATCCGACGCCCGATGACACGCGCGGTGCGCCGATGATCGCCACGCTGCGCACCGAGGGCAGCGAGCGCAGGGTCGATTTCCGCAGGCTCAATCTGACCTGGGACGAGCAGGTTGCGCAGGAGTTCACACTCGGCATGGGGCTCAGCGCGGCGGAGAGCGAACTGATCCGCTATCTCGTCGAAGGGCGGAGCCTTGCCGATTTTGCAGGCGATCGGGAGCGATCCATCGGAACCGCGCGCAACCAGTTGAAGGCCGCCATGCGCAAGCTCGGCGTCGCCTCCCAAAGCGAACTCGTCGCGCTTTACGCAGGTTTCGCGCAGGCCTGGCGGCTGCGGCAGCTCGGTCCCGGTGGCGGGGTGCAGACCGAGATCGTGCAACATGCGGTCGCGCGGCTGGGTGACGGCAGCGAAATGGCCTTCGAGCGGTACGGCGTGCCCGGCGGCATTCCGGTGCTCATGCTGCACGGAGCGATCGAAGGGCCGTTCCTACCGCCCGACCTCGAACAGCGCGCGCGCGACGAAGGCTTCGATCTCGTCATTCCGTGGATGCCTTTCTACGCCCAGCGCAGCGCGTCGGACGACATCCTCGGCACCGTCGAGCGCTTCGCCGAGCGCGCACGGATGCTGCTCGATGCGCTGGGCATGAGCCGCTGCGTGATCCTGGCGACAAGCTTTTCCTCGGTCTACGGCCTCGCCGTGCGCGCGCTGCTGGGCGAACGTGTCACGGGCGTTGTCCTGACCGGCTCGCCCATACCCCTGCGCGATGGCCGCACCATCGCCACGCGCAATCCCTTGTGGCGCGCCCCGCTGATGCTCGCTCGCACGAGTCCGGTTTTCCTCGACATGCTGGTGCGCGCGGTCGTACGCCTATCGATGCGGGGTGAAACCTACCGCTATTTCGACCGGCTGCTCGAGAAAAGCCCGCTAGACCGCGAAACGCTGCGCCGGCCCGACGTGCAGGCGACCGTACGCCGCGCGTTCATGGCCCGCCCCGACCGCGCGGCGCGCGGAATGGCCATGGGGCTCTTGATGATCCTTCAGGACTGGTCGCGCTGGCTCGACGCGCCGGGCGCGCCGGTGCGCGTATTGGTGGGCGAGGAGGACACGATACACGACATCGCCGTCCAGCGCGAGTACTGCGCCGAACACGGGTTCGAAGCGGTCGGCCCGATAGCCGGGGCCGGCGCCTTCACGCTTTTCCAAAGGCCGGGCCTGGTGCTCGCGCATCTGCGCGAGCTGGCGCCGGTTACTTGA
- a CDS encoding aspartyl protease family protein, translated as MADLPPAQIDQELAIGGEEIDARKLRSRMTVDVMVNGEGPYKFVVDSGADTSAVGSALAGKLALPDGDRVLLHGVTESKVVDRVWVDELQLGPTVTTNLEVPVLDERDMGGDGMIGLDALVNQRLMLDFEDRVITVDDELRGRGNSGMSGDGIIVVTGRLQRGQLILTEVSAGREKVDAVVDTGSEVTIGNMALRNKLVRGRRDGFQTIKVYGVTGAPMDIEFTVIRNLRIGSITLQNVPIAFADIPPFAVFGIDKKPSLLLGTDLMETFRRVSLDFDDRRVRFQLRKCRHAGITMRTSTTSSRIRTDDERACAR; from the coding sequence ATGGCCGACCTGCCGCCCGCCCAGATCGACCAGGAGCTGGCGATCGGGGGCGAAGAGATCGACGCGCGCAAGCTGCGCAGCCGCATGACGGTCGACGTCATGGTCAATGGCGAAGGTCCCTACAAGTTCGTGGTCGACAGCGGCGCCGACACCTCGGCCGTTGGCTCGGCGCTGGCCGGCAAGCTGGCCCTGCCCGATGGCGACCGGGTGCTGCTCCACGGCGTGACCGAAAGCAAGGTGGTCGACCGCGTGTGGGTCGACGAGCTCCAGCTCGGGCCCACCGTCACCACCAATCTCGAAGTGCCCGTGCTCGACGAACGCGATATGGGCGGTGACGGCATGATCGGCCTCGACGCGCTGGTGAACCAGAGGCTCATGCTGGACTTCGAAGACCGCGTCATCACGGTCGACGACGAACTGCGCGGCCGGGGGAACTCGGGCATGAGCGGCGACGGGATCATCGTGGTCACCGGCCGGCTCCAGCGCGGGCAGCTGATCCTCACCGAAGTGTCTGCCGGGCGCGAGAAGGTCGATGCGGTGGTCGATACCGGTTCGGAAGTCACGATCGGCAACATGGCGCTGCGCAACAAGCTGGTGCGCGGCCGGCGTGACGGCTTCCAGACGATCAAGGTCTACGGGGTCACCGGCGCGCCGATGGACATCGAATTCACCGTGATCCGCAATCTCAGGATCGGTTCGATCACCCTGCAAAACGTGCCCATTGCCTTTGCCGACATCCCGCCCTTCGCGGTCTTCGGGATCGACAAGAAGCCCTCGCTCCTGCTCGGCACCGACCTGATGGAAACCTTCCGCCGCGTGTCGCTCGATTTCGATGACCGCCGCGTGCGTTTCCAGCTGCGCAAGTGCCGCCATGCGGGGATTACCATGCGAACCTCGACCACCTCCTCGCGAATTCGGACGGACGACGAACGCGCCTGCGCGCGGTAG
- the rplK gene encoding 50S ribosomal protein L11 yields the protein MAKKIDGYIKLQVPAGTANPSPPIGPALGQRGVNIMEFCKAFNAATDSLEKGMPIPTTITVYADRSFSFTTKSPPASFLIKKAAKLKSGSKEPGKVSAGTIKRSALAEIAETKMKDLNANDIEQATKIIEGSARSMGLDVVEG from the coding sequence ATGGCCAAGAAGATCGACGGCTATATCAAGCTGCAGGTGCCCGCCGGCACCGCCAACCCCTCGCCCCCGATCGGCCCCGCACTGGGCCAGCGCGGCGTGAACATCATGGAATTCTGCAAGGCGTTCAACGCCGCGACCGACAGCCTCGAAAAGGGCATGCCGATCCCGACCACGATCACCGTCTACGCAGACCGTTCGTTCAGCTTCACCACCAAGAGCCCGCCGGCCAGCTTCCTCATCAAGAAGGCCGCCAAGCTCAAGTCGGGCTCGAAGGAGCCGGGCAAGGTTTCGGCCGGGACCATCAAGCGTTCGGCTCTGGCGGAAATCGCCGAGACGAAGATGAAGGACCTGAACGCGAACGACATCGAACAGGCTACCAAGATCATCGAAGGCAGCGCGCGTTCGATGGGCCTCGACGTGGTGGAGGGCTAA